Genomic segment of Denticeps clupeoides chromosome 13, fDenClu1.1, whole genome shotgun sequence:
GTTTAGGTTTCCCTCATTTTAACATGCATtgccatttaatttatttcaacatttttctttttcactgacAAGCACAGATAGAAAACCAGTCCAGTGCCAAAATactcagaataaaaaaaaagtccaggttAGTTCAGATTTGTTTGTTCAGATTTTTAATGCTGAATCAGACAAGAAACTAAGGAAAATAATTCAATTCCAGGAAAATTAGTAGTTTAAAGAATGCCATTTTGGAATAATCAGttcatttatgaaatattatagTTGTCAGTTTGTATGTTTGTAAAGTTTTTTGTCAAGAATGGgaacaaaaatgaatttatatGCAAATTGGCTTGACTTGctaaataaaatagtaaaatgtCCCTACCTGGTTATGTTGGTTTTGAAGGTTTCTCTTTTTAAATGTGCTAATAGAAGCGTGGTATTTGTTTTAGCAATAGTCAACTGATGTCAGAATATTTTAATTCATCTTATCAGTTGCAGTGGCTGGCAAGGCGCTTCTCGTTTTACTGTACATACAACCTCATTCAAAGACGTGTGAATTAGAAAACCAGATACTATTTGATGAAGATGTATTTTGGATTTTGTATTCCTGTCTTTTTCCAGTCtacaaataaaagcattttgtgGTTTGTTTATTCTTCGTAATGGTTTCCCCTGCTCTACCCCCTGATGCGCTGCGCCGTCGTTCATATGCACGTGCAGTTAGCCAGGAGGAGATGGGTGAATTTTAACCCAGGATTTACCCAGCCAGGTCAGGCAAATCCTGCTATTCAAAGCATCTATGCCTGCCTCATCCAACCACGCCACTGCCAAAAAAGGAGTCTGGCCCGGATAGGACAGAGGTGCTGAGGGCGGGAGAAGCCGCAGGAGACCTCGGTTAGAGATGTGGTGGTTGGCAGCCAGCAGCCCGGGTCTGCTGTCTGGGACCCGGATGTGTTGAGGGCAGGCAGAAAACAGCCTATGGCCTGAgaatatatacattattatatctgtttatatttattacGTTTATTTAAGTGTCATAACCCTGTCAAGATCCTATTCTGGGCGCACTGATGTGACTGATTGACAAATAAGCAGTTTGAACTGTACATTTTAGTCTAAATCCACCACTTTACAGTTGAAACCGGGATTCTAATAAAATAGTGTTCCACCACACTGTCATATAAATGTTAATTGCAGGTGAAGCACTATATAACGAACGGGTCAAAAAGACGGATACATGATTGGTTGAGCTGGAAAGGGGGAGGGGATGGTTGCTGGTGATTGGCTGAGCTGGCAGGAGGTGGTCAGAATTGTCAGTGACAGCAGACGGTGGCACAAACACAGATCCGCCCAGGCCCTGAGCGCACCTTACACCGGACCACCACTGAGACAAGGTaagaacatttaaataagtATATTGTGACAAaactttgttttatttcatatcaTTTAAATGTTGTCTGTGGGCTTGTGCTTTGATCGTCATGATATGCCACAGATATTTACAGTGTCAGAACATGTCAGAAAAAGTATCAAAACCTTCACAGTGGAAataaaaagatcattttaattacataacaTGTTAAATTCATGTTAAAAGCAGTTGAGCGAATGTGACCTGCAATTAAATTCATATTCCTTAATGGCTCTGCAATGCTGCCCATAATCTGATCTTTTATGGGTCCAGACAAACCAATTAGACTTGATTCAAGTGCATAGCTGTACAGCAGGACAGGCGAAGCCCCACGGCCTCTGTCACCTTTGGCTTAGGACCAGATAATCTTCTTCATTGGCCTCGCCCGACTTTATTAAGATACTTTACGTGCCGCTAAATCGGCACGTGCTCCACGCTGACCAAGAAAAGCAACATTGCAGATCAATGAAATCTTGGAAAATGGTTTATTGATCATTTTGTCATGTCACAATGAACTCATTAATCAACCATAACCTGGTCACAGTCGTCAGACCAGGCTGCTAATATCGGTTAATTCTGAGGATCAGAGGATTAGCGTCTGAGGCTGATTTTAGTGTGGAGCTGGACAGCAATAGGCTCTGAGCTCAGGTGGGTACGTGAGCCTCCAATCACGGTGCCCAGTTAGCAGGCATCTCGGCTAATCTGACTTCTTCTGAGACGGCCTTTCAAGGTCATCTGGTCCAGATGGATACTGCTGGTGACTTTTTTGAACCAACTGATTGCTGAATAGTAAAGAGGAGCCGATTCCTGGAGATTCGTGACGCTCACCCCCCTCAACTCTCTGTCGGTAGCGTGATGTCGGGACCCAGACCTGTAGTGCTGAGCGGCCCCTCTGGTGCGGGCAAGAGCACCCTGCTGAAGAGGCTTATGAAGGATTATGAAGGAGTCTTTGGCTTCAGCGTGTCTCGTAAGtaagagcgtgtgtgtgtgtgtcagatctGAGCATGGTGCAACTCAGCTGATGAGACCCGATGCTTCCTTCCTCAGATACTACAAGGAATCCCCGGCCTGGCGAGGAGGATGGCAAAGGTAGGGTCCCGCCCACAGATTCACCCCCAACAATGATCTGAAAATGAAACATAATTCTGAGCAAAAGCACTTCGCCCACAAAGGCTAGCAGCTAATTTCCCATGTGCAGGAGGAAGCGAGGCAGCCATTGTAGGTCCTAACATGCCCGCCACTCCAGCCCTCCTACGTGCCAAACAGCCTCATCCCCCTTGCCCATAATTCCCTCCCACTCGCTCAATCCCTCCACCTCCTTCTTGAAGGTCTGACGTGAAGAAGAAgtgctttttcttttactgCCAAGTGAAGCACTGGTGCTTCTTACTCCCAAGTGAACTGGATCAGTGGTCTTCACAGATTCTCCCCCCCTGTGTTGTTTTCTCCATAGGACTGAATTGCCTCCCAATGCTTCTGGGGGCTACCTTACTGCCTGTAGCAGACGTCCTAACTTCTGAATCATCTGAAGGTGTAAATCTCTCATCCTGATATTTATAGTGTTCTCATGAAACAGCACATTCATATTTGCATTATGAGAGTGATGGGGGTTACTTTCATCTTCCTCATTGTTAAGCCTTTTTATACGATTCCACAACACTTTGAAGGTACAATCAGCATAGACAAAATCAACAATGGCACTTTGCACTTTGGAGTAAAAAGCTTTTGAAAATAGCCCCCTGCATCCCCTAGATCCAGTAGGCTGCTCCCGTGTCCACCCTCCTTATAACAGGGCTTATAACAGACACCACTTTTAGGATCATTATCAGCTCAACTACTGTCATTCTTCCTGGTTTAGAAGGATTTCTTTGTCTTAAGTACTACATTGGCCTTAAATATCTAAATCTCCAACTGGTACGATGGAAATCCTGTAATAAACAGAAGTTCATATGTTTGGAAGATGACTGTGTTGGTGTTGCAGCCTTGTTGGGATGAGGGTCCTTCCTGTAGATGTGTTTGTGACCTCCTTGTCTTGTATTGTCTGCAGAGCTCCCTGTTCTGTAGTAGATCCCCTCTGACTGTGATGTTGTGGAGGAATAAGACCACCCGGATGGTATGGACACTGCAAACATACTAGTGATACTGAGAACCCTGGGTCCATCTGACACACTTGGTGTGAGAGGAGGAGCTTGTGTGGTGGTGATAAAGCCCCTTTCTCACATGCCACAGCATCCTTAAAGgatgtcattaaaatgccattgCAATGTTCATAACCAAATACataacaagcaaaaaaaatctgttatttagttattgtttttttacaattatattGCTACAATCTGATTAGTTTTTAAGGATTTTAATTATAAGCAGATAAtacactgtccctgtctctctctctctgtctcatctATCCCAAGATTACCATTTTGTCACCAGGGAGAAGATGCAGGAGGGAATCGACAACGAGGACTTCATCGAGAATGCTGAGTTTTCGGGGAACATGTATGGAACCAGGTATTAAACACAGGATTAGTGTGGCAGACGTGAGCCCTAGTTAGATACGTTACAAATGGgtcatgaggaggaggaggagcggcgaTGAAGCTTTGGCTCCTTTTCAGGGCATGGCAGTCGcagcaaaacacatttaatcTGCTTCTCAGGtctcttccaaaaaaaaaacatatggcaCAATCCTTTAAATCCTTTAATCTGACTTCCGTGTGAAGAAATGTTAAGTAAACTTTCACAGCAGTACGGCACCTTTTAAACCAGTGGTATTTGTAATGTTCTTCCTCTCGCCAGTAAGTCTTCGATTGAGGATGTTCAGGCTCAAAACCTCATCTGCATACTCGATGTTGACATACAAGGAGTCAAAAACATCAAGAAGACAGACCTCAACCCCATCTACATCTCCATCCAGCCACCCTCACTGGAG
This window contains:
- the guk1b gene encoding guanylate kinase 1b isoform X2, giving the protein MSGPRPVVLSGPSGAGKSTLLKRLMKDYEGVFGFSVSHTTRNPRPGEEDGKDYHFVTREKMQEGIDNEDFIENAEFSGNMYGTSKSSIEDVQAQNLICILDVDIQGVKNIKKTDLNPIYISIQPPSLEILEKRLRDRQTETEESLQKRLEAARIDMELSKEPGVFDLIIINDDLEEAYELLKSALMEEIQKVQDANE
- the guk1b gene encoding guanylate kinase 1b isoform X1; translated protein: MSGPRPVVLSGPSGAGKSTLLKRLMKDYEGVFGFSVSHTTRNPRPGEEDGKGLNCLPMLLGATLLPVADVLTSESSEDYHFVTREKMQEGIDNEDFIENAEFSGNMYGTSKSSIEDVQAQNLICILDVDIQGVKNIKKTDLNPIYISIQPPSLEILEKRLRDRQTETEESLQKRLEAARIDMELSKEPGVFDLIIINDDLEEAYELLKSALMEEIQKVQDANE